GTAAAAGTAAAGTCtgttagtcgttgtgctagccacaagacaccctcgttaaacagATAACGTTTACATCATTGCCTGAAAGGGTAACTgtactttttatttaataatataatatttatttccctttttaataAATATCAAGCAAAATTAAATAACTAATAATACTTAGTAGAGtgaatttttattgatttatgatTTGTTTGGAGCAAtgattaattgtgcaaaatttaaacttaatCCGAGAACTTGAAGTAACTGGAAGAAATaatttgtgcaaaatttaaacttaatCCGAGAACTTGAAGTAACTGGAAGAAATgatttgtgcaaaatttaaactaaatcCGAGAACTGGAAGTAACTGGAAGAAATgatttgtgcaaaatttaaacttaatCCGAGAACTGGAAGTAACTGGAAGAAATgatttgtgcaaaatttaaacttaatCCGAGAACTTGAAATAACTGGAAGAAATgatttgtgcaaaatttaaacttaatCCGAGAACTTGAAGTAACTGGAAGAAATGATTTGTGCAAAATTTGTACTTTGTACCAGatagacggagtgagttgatatagacTTTGTAACAAATAGTTGTCAAGTGCATATGATAACATCTATAGGCCTTTAAATGTCAAGATTATTgacttaaaaatataaaaccgaGAGTATTTCCTCTAAACCTTGGAGTCTCTCAGCATGTGACCATCAGCAGCTTGAAATTCGGAGCTTTGGAAACATGTCATCCCTTGTAATGGACGTTGTACAACAAgataaaatcaaaacaaagctatGTCATAATAAGGGAATCATTGgtgctaaatttattttaaatatcaaaatactaTAACTCTAAGAGCAAAAAATTGGTTGAAAATttaatttagcttttttttttagtttagaaaacCATATTTACGAGTCGCAAAGCCATTTTAAAGTATTGTAAAACATGGAAAATGAAATTATAATTCTAAAACTTATATCCTCGACATCATAAATGATTGTACGTTTATAACAAAAGAATACTAAACTGAAACAAGGGATTTTAAATACTGAAATGTGAACAATGTCCATTCTAACGACGCTAcgctatactatagtatagagtGTTAAAcatatagattagatagatgACCTTACCGGGATACTATAGGAGGTCGGCGTCTCGAAAGTGAACTTGGAATGACTTGACCTTGATGTACACGTCCTGTAGGATGACGCACTTCCTGTAGATCTTGCTGAGCTGCGTTCTGAGGTTTTTATATACTGCCGTCTTCTGACGTCATTCTTTAGACGCTCTATGGAGATATGGAATATTAGAACGTTGGAATGTGAACAACAACAAGTTATGGATACGTGTATGTAATGTGTGCTTTGTGAAGCTAATTACGCACGTAAGCACTGGTCTATATATAACTGGAAAACGTTTGTATACTGGTCAAGCAGCAGCTGCATAATGTAGCCTACTCAACAAAGTTGCAAGGATGTggattgatttcatttttttctcaatctctctctctctctctctctctctccctccctctctctctctaatgagaaagagagactaGACACTGGTGTCAggtgtttattatgtttatttaactGACAGATCTTGATgctataaacttgtgacatatgtgggtccggaggtgccttgattatagttcaaacactttaataatcaatgaagtaacaaagtgctgacatgttttcttgagttttaattatttaaaacttgaacttgaaactataaatgtatgtacaaagatatatataacagatacaggattcagtgGAAATGAAAaagagtaaatatttactttaaaaactagcgacttctaagcctaactttctagctctctctcccgtctcaagctaacactccgccttttatatctttctttaggATAAAGAACAGTGACAATtcaatacccatccttgactccttgacccgtttacatttaattttccttttaattttttttgtaatttaacctaggttaattatgtttccctgctgtagccttgaactaagctttaatcggcgtctttctggcattaAAGCGTGAGtgcgctgacctgatttgagataggtacaatgtctcattttgtgaacaatgaggtgtcactaggaactgtttttgtaatttaagctatgttaattttgtttccctgctgtagtcttgagctaagttttaatcggcatctttctggcatttaagagtgggtacgctgacctgatttgaaataggtacaatgtcctcattttgtaaacaatgaggtgtcactagggacgTGACAACTGGATTAAGATCTCAATGCAGTGATACTTGATTTAAGCAATAATTAAGAGATGCGATGTTTTAATATATTCCAAAAACTTTCACGGACAGAATATAAATACTATATATCAACAGGGCCGCCCTCAGGTAACTGGAGGCTCTAGGTTTAGTAAATTCGGTAGCAcctaatgaaatagaaaaataaataaagaccgAAAAATTCgctattaattaaaaaacattcCTGTATCTAAacctaaataaacaaataagttaaatttcattgtatCTAAACCTAAATAAACAAAGAAGTTAAATTTCATTTAGTACAATGTTAGTAGCGTTCAATCAGCGTTCCGTAAACTTCTTAATCATATTCGTACAGATGTCATAAACCAATTTTTGAGGTCAATCCATAGCACGAACTGTGCTTCATGGACGACTCATGATCATCAGACTAGAaataacaagtagatctaaacatgtgtaaatatatcttcaatcatagtagagacttagagataAGCTAGTGAGATCTGATCCAcgttttgtaattttttctttaaaaaaaaggccctaggcggctgcctagtttgcctaagATTAAGGTCGGCCCTGATATAAATGATAAAAGTGAACGAAGCAACTGGCACATTCAATGATTCAATGAATCATCAGCATTGAAAATTGTTAAAGCTTAAAGTGCCTTAAAGGGTGTTGTCATGAGTTACTCCAAAGCAAGATACCAGTTGGTAGCGGGAAAGACTTATTAGAAAAGTGAAATACTtgagagaaaaaatataaactGGTCTAATTTCTAACATTGGTAAGAGAAAGACTAATATCATAGAGTTGTACAAAAAGTTCGCATTTTTGTTCCAACGAAAACATTGTCACTTAACAAATGTCACTaaattatagatgtagatactATAACTTTGATTGTTTTCAGATTACATgttggaaaaaaatgtttaaaggtTTTTGCCTATTTAGAGTTGAGCTGATATGAACTTACAGCTTTATGGTTAGTAcacattaaaaatgtaatcaGAGCATTTTttggtattttaaaaactacaaaTGTCACCTAAAAATTCTTGAGCAGTCTGCGGTCTGACCACATTCTTCCTTAAAGCTTCTCCGTAATCTCTGCGACGTTTAGCCGCCAGTACGTTGTCGCCTGATGCTACTGTACCACAACGAAAAGGATCTACAGAAGAAGATTTGGTGGCAGGGTCAGCTGAAGAAGACCGTCGTATCTCTAGCTCTTTTACAGAAAATttaataagaatattttttagtGTGAAATTCACATATTAGAGTCTGGGAATATCAAGTAGCTTCAATGCCTACTTTTATATTTTTCGTTACTCTATATTTCTCAGGATATTTGGACGAAACCGAGATACAAATACAATGCATTGATGGCATAGCTATTTGTGAAACTTAAAATTTTAGAAATACTATTtaccaaatgaaataaataattggacaaaagaattaatttacagaaataaaaagaaaaaatatttctattatttttttaaaatattattattattattaaaaaatatgaacTAATATTCCTTCTCTGGCACttccagggtcgagcttcgttagaAAGAAACGAAATTCATAGTAGTCTTTTAAACAGTGTCCATTGTGGAATTGTCTGATAATGTGAGCTAAATTTGAATGAATATTAGGTTGTGTTAAGAAAGTCTTACCCCGATAACAAATTACATGGAGTAACTATTTCCCTAATTATAtgttgcaaacaaaaaaaagggtattcatttaaataaagattttataatgtaaagcaACCCATTATTGCATCAATGATTTGTCTATTTGGTTCATCAATTGACTATTGAAAAAGATCTTCGGGTATAAGGGATGTAAATCCCTACAATGcaacaaataacaaataaataatttaagatGAATTGTTGATGACAGTTGTTATAACACTCTTAAGACATAAACTATTTTacctatttgttttttgtttggtttgtcCGGCGTCAATTCGACCACCGTGAGCTTGTGTGGGACCATTAGTGTGTATAGCATCCTGTGGAAATAGGTGAGTTACTGCTGTATAGTCTTTGGGGATGTAGGATGGTGCTCTACTAAGCTCTAACGACGTGTCAAGCTAGAGCATAGCGTCACATAGGAttttatttcgggggggggggtgaatgaaCCCCGAAACTCCCCCTGGCTAAGGCCatgctgtcacgtgataacatAATAGAATAAAATGAAGTTTTTGGTTCATGAAAATATTTTCGTCAACACGTACAACAGACAACAAAACGTTTTAACTTTATTTCTGGAGCCAGAATAGTTTTGATGAAGTCTTTTGTTCCCCCATAAaatgttagaattatttttatcaacaagtgaaacaagtaaaaaaaaatacttaaaaaacaaatacaacaaagtttatattaagcttacttgtatcatttagtttggatcagtcatgaaatttaatttgtaatagatctactagactaacaataaaaaaataaaaaatggggGAACGTCCTGAATTAAAActtatggctcaagccttctcggGCTTCTCAAGCctacacggtaaccactctactagtgGGGAGCTTATGgaaaattgtatagttatctatagtTTCTATAGTCACGACTAATTTTTAGGTTCACTAAGATTCAGAcaacgacctataaaggggactaattcagcttataccaccatttcagtcaattacaatttctttttcttgtttgagataccaaacaaaataagttattaccaatagttaagtaactaattggttaattttatttttactgactcttgtgttgtcaggtacaggaaataattgtgcacaatttcagcttgatccgagattgggtgtgggagaaataacgtgtacacactttttaccagacagacagacagagtgagttaataaaagccttgttaaacaaaaaattgaggTGTaatcgaaaaaaacaacaacatatcttTTTTTACCTATTTAAAGCTCTAAGCTTGCAAATGATTAGGGCCATTTTGTGGATTTAAAAAGGAATCCCTGTAGTCTTATATCTATTTCTTTACGTCAAAAGTTATCTTGTAGTTAAACATACAGCTATTTGAAACTCTAGTAGTTGTATATACTAGATGACTGTCAAATGTACCTGTCATAGAAGTCCATGGCAAATGGATGAAGAAAACTGTCAACGTTATCCAATGACTGCACCTCTGGACGCCTCATAATGGACTACAGAAACGAGAAACAAAGCGATGTTTAGTAAAGATGATGATATAACACTCTCTAGGTAGTTGTGTCTGAAATGTTTGGCGAAGCCACATCTAAtgacaattgtttttgttttcgaaataaaagagtgtGTTATTTTATGATGAACTCCCTTGTTTTCCGTATCTTCTTATTAAGACGGTTGGTGATTaggttattatttttacaaagctttttctAATTCTCACTATCTATCTGGTACAAAGGAAAATTAATCTTACAATACTGAGATATAAAGCTGTAAATGAGGAGTTATTTCCATTAGATAAActgtgttttgtttaaaaattattttttattttattttgcttgtttttctatttaattcTTTGGGTATCAAATATTTGTTCCACTCCCTGTGAGAGCTCTTctgctgtctctttcagagactATCGGTTGCATTATGCGTTCATCTATGCAAGAGCAGACGACGAAAGACGAAACTTCTATAGATTTCTCTGgtggacaacagctttgtctacATCAgttgtggtaaaatatgtaggcgCAACTGGGCCCGCATGGTCTCGTTCACTACTGctttcatccttaatcttcggattcAAAGACAGTGcctaaagatcatctgtataaCGCCACTTATCATTATGAGTAGTGGCGGTGCatttggcgggggggggggatgggggggaggTACCTAAGAAATTGCGCTGCAccccaaagaaaataaaacaaaaaggagTTTTTGGAAAATGATTGTCAATTAGTTCTTTGTGTATCTCAACCCACGCGCCAATCAATTTACTTACTGGAGGGTTACACAGTGCACGCTGGACAATTTTACAGCCGGAATGTTGAGGGTTCAATTTGAGCCCATAGTCAAGGTCTTGGATAGCCTGAAAAATAAACGCATGTTTAAAAGTAGCAAGAACACATTTACAATAGTGTTATGTATTATGTTGAAATTTTAGGTACTTTACACACATGGGCAGTATTACAAACGGAGAGAatgaaacaggattaatacaacTATTGGACACCAGGATGACCTAGTAATGACTGTCAAAAAAACGCCAACtcaaaactttatggccatatcacaaggccTCAGGGTTTGCTAAGACATTCTTTCGGGAactgtaccaggaaaaagaatgagaacataaaagaatggataggCGTCATTCAAGTAGAATCTATCCAAGGCAAACGACATTAATGCAGAAAGATAATTTTTAGATGTCATAAGGTGCCCCAACGGCCCGACATGCTGATCACTAAGGGGTAGTTGGAGGTGATATGGAAGAGGTATTGTTAGAATACAGAATTAATAGATTTAAGAATTGGGTAGTAATCTcgacaaaaaaagaagataaaattCGACTGGAGTTACGACAAGTTTAGAAACACTAGAAGTAGTCACAACAGAcgcttttttaaatgtacactatcactataattgtaaaaatatattacttcCACTAAATGTGACAAATTTCTACACAGACTACATACAGAAGAATAAATTCCTGACCTGCTTTTCTTCTTTCCTTGCAGTGTGGACAAGTGCTCTAACGCAGTAAACATCCTAATTAAAAAGTGACATTTGTTGTAAAGCTTTTTAATTGAGTTAATGTGAACTTGTACATGCATTTGTGTAATGTATTGGACCTACAttgataccaaaacaaaaacaaaacaacaacaaaaaaaaaacatatcaaattatttaattgaaaATAGTCTTACAGGATTTTTGGAATCTAACAAAGTTAAGTCCTCTATGTCTCGTAAAGCGTTAGACAGACAGCCTGAGAAAACGAACAGCGAAAGATTACACATTTGTTTGGACTTGTCAATGATTCTATCTCTAATGTTAATATATTGAACCAGGAGTACTAGGTGCTAATCCTGGTAAAattatagatttttatttcagttATTCACATATAAATTTAGCGACTCGGTTTAAACCGTATCTTTATTTGACAAGGAGATCGTGTGCAGGTTTATAGTTTTAATTGCCATATACAGGATAAGATCTTTAATAGAAAACCAATCCTAGCTTGAATGACATTTAGAGACACTCAGCTTGTACATTTGTATGTAGACTAGAAGAATCTACAGGCTTTTAATTTCCACTACTCTATTTAATACCAAACAAACTCAAATTTGATtttgtaaaaatgacaaaaatagAAAGTCTTCGAGACTGAGACGAAGTACGATCGCAAAACAAGCTTTGACGACAGACAATGTCGAGAGTTCAAATCTTCTTTTCCTCTGCGTCGTATTAAAATCATGTTACAGACTCTAAAGCCACGACacgatttcctttttttttttgccactaCTAGAAATATAAATCAGATCTAGAGAAAAACATGTTTCTAAAACGTATAATACCAGTTCATAGAAAATCATGTTCCAAGTCTCCACAACAATATGTTACCAGTATTTCAAAACTAAGCTAATTGTGTATAAAACCTATGTTACATGTCTCTACAAAAAGTTGTCTACCTGTCATGCAATGAGCAAAGGCCCTTCTTGCGTACAGTGGTGTGAGCATGCAAGAGTTTGCAATGCAGCCAGCCTGACAGCCGCACTTaagtcaacaaacaaaaatattactgTAAATTGTTTTACCTCAATAGAAAAGAGCTACAGCAAAGTTACTCTTTATTataactatttttatatatgGTTCTctctattaaacaaaaaagtctCAAAGAAACTGTTACAAGAAAGACACCTTTGGAATGGACACAGCCTTCATTGCTTGTGTGTAATGGACAATCGACTTTTTGTGCTGATCTAGTCGTTGCAAGGCCAACCCGAGATGGAAATGACACTCGTATAGCTGGGAAGATACAAATACTTGTTACGTAGTAGATGTAATGATTGAGTTTGAAATATACAAATTATATACTTGTTATGTAGTAGATGTAATGATTGAgtttgaaatatacaaatacttGTTACGTAGTAGATGTAATGATTGAgtttgaaatatacaaatacttGTTACGTAGTAGATGTAATGATTGAgtttgaaatatacaaatacttGTTACGTAGTAGATGTAATGATTGAGTTTGAACTATATTTGGAGATGACTATAGAGTCAATAGAGTTGGTAGTTCTTAAAGGTGTGAGAGCATAAAGTTCTTCTACGTCAAACTCAGACCTTAATggatgtttttatttctaaacgGAATTAAACTATGATAAGTGGTCGTTctctgttgttttttcaaccctgtctctttctttcgctctctctgtctctttctttcgctctctttgtctctttctttcgctctctttgtctctttctttcactctctctgtctctttctttcttttcctttctctttGATAAATCTATCACAATCTTTCTGAACTATAAcatctaaatgtttgtttataacAACATGAAGTTACATTTTATTTGCCACGAGTTGGTTCAAACATGAAGTTACATTTTATTTGCCACGAGTTGGTTCAAACATGAAGGCTGATGGAGGGAGTGGTAAAACGCATGGCTTTAGAACGGTGAGGTCTTGAGTCTGAAACCTGGTGAACACCAGGACTTTTTGACCTTCAGGTTTTTTTACCACGCCCAGGAGTCCCGCTGAAATCTGATGGGTACctcacattagttgggaaaagtaaaagcggtttgtcgttgtgacATGAAACCATTTTAAACGGTTACAATAAAAGCATGGAatctttacaccatctgccatatagatcgcaCGGTTTGAATGAAAGAAAAGGGTCTATGGCTTTGAATTTCTGAGCTAACTGGGATGTCGTGATGTGCTAAAGTACCCCCCGCCCAAAAACTCTACTGGCTACCTTGCTTAGGAAAGAGGGTCGGTTGGTTATGGCATTGGGCACTAAAGACCCTCGTTAAACAATGACCACAAGTCAGCAGATCAATAACTGAACTTTTAATTCTATGAAAAGTTAAAcagtaattttaaataaagtaaatatttaccaGATTGTTGTAAGAGGCAGGTGGTTCATAGTCTTTGGGGAAATGTTTGATATCGATTACCCACAAAAGTCTTTCGTAAGCATCCACTACCTGCATGAATTAAAAGTGGAGCTCAAACTAAACTTTTTTCAATCGAGCATTTATTAAGGGACAACATGGCTAtttcaagaaaatatttaagaaaaacaaaaaacactgtAAGAAACAAGAGTTCCAGGTCCGGTGGGGGACTTTAGAAGATCTGTCCCATAATTCACGAATGTATGAAATATGAATTACGGAAACGgacacattgaaaataaaatttgagtatagaatgaataaataaaatttgagcctgaaatgaacaaataaaatttGAGCCTGGaatgaacaaataaaattttagtatggaatgaacaaataaaattttagtatggaatgaaaaaataaaattttagtatggaatgaacaaataaaattttagtatggaatgaacaaataaaattttagtatggaatgaacaaataaaattttagtatggaatgaacaaataaaattttagtatggaatgaacaaataaaattttagtatggaatgaacaaataaaatttGAGCCTGGAATGAACAAATGAAATTTTAGTATGGAATGAACAGATAAAATTTGAGCCTGGAATGAACAAATACAATTTTAGTATGGaatgaacaaataaaatttGAGCCTGGaatgaacaaataaaattttagtatggaatgaacaaataaaattatgaatTGCGAACACACacttgtttaaaattattttttctgaaTAGGTTTACAAAAcgtttctaaatttaaaaatattattgttaCGTATTTATAGCTAAGTTAAAAATTCGTAATTTGTATAATTAAAAGAATGAAAATGCAAGTATTTAAAGAGGATTACTCTCCTTGGATACAAGTAGAAGATAACCCAAAGGCTcctctaataattcattatggCTCTACTTTCTTATATACAACTATTCTTCACTTTGATCATCTGTagttctaaaataaatattgtgtttattgaaaGTGATCAACTCAATATTTTTAGTTAAAATGATCGAATCATTTTATGTTATCTTTAAATGTTTGAAGATACTTGTAGTAAAAATGAAAAGTGAGGCAGTCTGCTTATAGCCAATAAAGTCCCTATATAATCCTGCTAATTATCAACATCTACCATGTACATAATCATTAAAGGGACACACATAAGTTACACTGTTAAAGTAGTTTTAACAAGCACTAATAGGCCCCAATGCCACATTACACTAGTTTATATATTTAACGATCACATTTTAACAGACACAAATAAGCCTTACAATTACTTTAATGTTTTAAGACTAGCTTTTATATGTAAATATcaaattgaagaaattaaaatagGCGCTTACTTTTCTCCATCGTTTAGATCTTTCGTTCATCAAAATGTGACGCAGTAAATTGTTGACCACAGCGTGGACCTCAAGCATGCTCTTAAAGGTCCACTTGAGTAGCCTGAGACTGGTCTTGCTGTCTCCAGCTTCCATTGCGTCTGCTTCGTTCGAACTCGAAGCAATAAAGGACTTGTAAAACTTGAAGTGAAGCCTAAACCAGCATTTAATCAAATAGAATGTTGCCAGAGTTCATTTCAGCACAAAGACCAATGGGGACAATGGGAATAGAAATAGTTCTTTATTTAACGTCTACAAAAACTGGCCCTGCAGAGCAGTACTTATTGTTaatgagattatttttttatcaactcactctgtctgtctgtctggcaaaaagtttgtacacgttatttctcctacaccgcAATCtatgatcaagctgaaattttgcacaattgtttcttGTACCTAActaaataagaatttttttaaaaaagcttaacaaattagttaattaactattggtaattaattattttgtttggtatctcgaaaaagggaaaaaaatgtacttgactgaggtataagttgaattagtctcctttatactttatagagaAAAGTTTGGCACtagcaatagataactataaaaccttcttatTTCATAAGCATTCCCGTTGGGTCGCTGGCTTAAGAAGGCTTTAGGcatcgagttcaaattcaggtcgttcaccttttttataataaatgcttttaaaagcgATCACTCATAACTTGATAATCTATGTTAAAGTACGTTaccttttttttcagttgtacatttaaaaaaaactttaaattttcaatgagtaaaaaaatatattttttttttttacttctcctGAAACAAGGACAGATTAAAATTTTGATATGAATAGAAACACAACAGCACACTCGTTGAGAATTTGATAAGActattatattttcttaaaattttaatgAATACTGTTATGTTCTGTTTTATCTATTGTATCTACTAAGTTCAAATTCTTACGTCTGAACGTTAGGTAACGTCTAAAAAGTTCAATTAATACTAAACTATTTTGCCCAGTCTGTGTCTAACCctcagatatagatctacttgtgtttATTCAGTGCAACCTATACACACCAAAAAAGTCTACTTACCGAGATATTAGATTCTAAATCCACACCGAAACAAAATGTACTTAAGAAAGGTGTTTAATATCTTAACAAAACCTGAAGCTACAGAACTACAAAGAAAAACGAAAGTCCGTTCAGTTTCCTAGACAGGATTAATAAGTGTGTCTGTTGTTCTGGGCCGGCTTATCTATACTAGCTTCATCGATTAGCCGTCTTAAGGTTGAAAGCTTTCACTATGTCATTAATAACTTTCGTCTCTGGCTTCGTACTACTGGTTTACTGCTAGGGTGGAACTAAAATAACTCATGTCGGGGTcataaaattttaagaaaagtCAATGGATCTAAATCGTATAGTCCAAATAGACCTTGGTCTGTTCGATACAGTTCAAAGTGCACTTCGTTCTAGTCAAAGTAGATCACAATACGCCTATATGTGTGGtgtgcgcgctggactgtcgttcgggcGTCACGATGGTCCCGTGTTTATACCCTGACCGCTGCTATAGAGGCCTACCCGTCGTCTTGTGGGAGgtatggactaggaagtaatttatcttcaactctgaaggaacattcacaAGATGTAAAGTATTTT
This genomic stretch from Biomphalaria glabrata chromosome 4, xgBioGlab47.1, whole genome shotgun sequence harbors:
- the LOC106054181 gene encoding uncharacterized protein LOC106054181 isoform X1 → MEAGDSKTSLRLLKWTFKSMLEVHAVVNNLLRHILMNERSKRWRKVVDAYERLLWVIDIKHFPKDYEPPASYNNLLYECHFHLGLALQRLDQHKKSIVHYTQAMKAVSIPKCGCQAGCIANSCMLTPLYARRAFAHCMTGCLSNALRDIEDLTLLDSKNPDVYCVRALVHTARKEEKQAIQDLDYGLKLNPQHSGCKIVQRALCNPPSIMRRPEVQSLDNVDSFLHPFAMDFYDRMLYTLMVPHKLTVVELTPDKPNKKQIELEIRRSSSADPATKSSSVDPFRCGTVASGDNVLAAKRRRDYGEALRKNVVRPQTAQEFLERLKNDVRRRQYIKTSERSSARSTGSASSYRTCTSRSSHSKFTFETPTSYSIPVFQSVNVKTAPRMYYRPWQGDRLPKADLPHPETSPAFY
- the LOC106054181 gene encoding uncharacterized protein LOC106054181 isoform X2, which translates into the protein MEAGDSKTSLRLLKWTFKSMLEVHAVVNNLLRHILMNERSKRWRKLYECHFHLGLALQRLDQHKKSIVHYTQAMKAVSIPKCGCQAGCIANSCMLTPLYARRAFAHCMTGCLSNALRDIEDLTLLDSKNPDVYCVRALVHTARKEEKQAIQDLDYGLKLNPQHSGCKIVQRALCNPPSIMRRPEVQSLDNVDSFLHPFAMDFYDRMLYTLMVPHKLTVVELTPDKPNKKQIELEIRRSSSADPATKSSSVDPFRCGTVASGDNVLAAKRRRDYGEALRKNVVRPQTAQEFLERLKNDVRRRQYIKTSERSSARSTGSASSYRTCTSRSSHSKFTFETPTSYSIPVFQSVNVKTAPRMYYRPWQGDRLPKADLPHPETSPAFY